A genomic window from Lotus japonicus ecotype B-129 chromosome 1, LjGifu_v1.2 includes:
- the LOC130715501 gene encoding photosystem I reaction center subunit psaK, chloroplastic has product MATTVMTTLPQFSGLRPKFSATPVQNLVTVQPMRRKGNGALGARCDFIGSPTNLIMVASTTLMLFAGRFGLAPSANRKATAGLKLEVRDSGLQTGDPAGFTLADTLACGTVGHIIGVGVVLGLKNIGSL; this is encoded by the exons ATGGCAACAACTGTGATGACTACTCTCCCTCAATTCAGTGGCCTTAGACCCAAATTTTCAGCAACACCTGTGCAGAATTTG GTTACTGTCCAACCCATGAGGCGTAAGGGAAATGGTGCTTTGGGAGCTCGCTGTGACTTCATTGGCTCACCCACTAATCTG attATGGTAGCTTCTACAACCCTGATGCTGTTTGCTGGAAGGTTTGGATTAGCCCCGTCAGCAAATAGGAAAGCCACTGCAGGGCTAAAGCTGGAGGTGAGGGACTCAGGCTTGCAGACTGGTGACCCAGCCGGGTTCACACTTGCTGATACGTTGGCCTGTGGAACTGTTGGTCACATCATTGGGGTTGGGGTTGTGCTTGGTCTTAAGAACATAGGCTCACTGTAA